The Poseidonibacter lekithochrous region AATAAGGAATTTTAAATGTCTATGTTCGGAGAATGGTTTACAGAAGACGAAGATGATATGTTTATGGGAAGCCCTAAGTCAAAATTTTTTGATGTTAGTAGAGAAGCTTCACAAGATGTAGTTGAAGAAGAGTGGGATAAAATTGTTGAAAAGGTTGCTATCTTAGAAATGATGTTATCAGAAGGTAAAGACGAAAACTACGATATTAATGAAGTTATGAAAGAATACAAACTAAATAATGAACAACTAGTAAATAACATGAAAAAAGGTCTTTATGTTGAATTTACTGGTGAAATTATTTGTAGATTAGACGCATAAGGTTATTTTGTGGAAGAGTTACAAGACGTTAAAAACCAAATAAAGACATTTGTTCAAGAGTGTAAAGATGAAAAAAGTTTAGTTCTATTAGATAAATTAGCAACTGGAAAGATGTTAAGATCTAAACTAATCTTAAAAATTGCAGGTGTTAGTGAAGAGTCAATTAAACTATGTGCAGTAGTTGAAATGATTCATGCGGCATCTTTATTACATGATGATGTTATTGATGAAGCAGATACAAGAAGAGGAGCACCTTCTGTAAATGCACTTTATGATAATAAAACATCTATCATGTTTGGAGATATTTTATATTCTAAAGCCTTTACTGAACTTGCACTAATGGACAGAGAAATTGCCCATACAGTTGCAAATGCAGTTACACTTTTAAGTATCGGTGAAATGTTAGATGTTGATTTAACAGAGACATTTAATAGTTCATACGAGAAATACAATGATATGATTTATAAAAAAACTGCATCTTTAATAGAAGCATCTGCTAAAGCAGCTGCTATTCTGTCTGGAAAAGATGC contains the following coding sequences:
- a CDS encoding DUF2018 family protein; amino-acid sequence: MSMFGEWFTEDEDDMFMGSPKSKFFDVSREASQDVVEEEWDKIVEKVAILEMMLSEGKDENYDINEVMKEYKLNNEQLVNNMKKGLYVEFTGEIICRLDA
- a CDS encoding polyprenyl synthetase family protein, which translates into the protein MEELQDVKNQIKTFVQECKDEKSLVLLDKLATGKMLRSKLILKIAGVSEESIKLCAVVEMIHAASLLHDDVIDEADTRRGAPSVNALYDNKTSIMFGDILYSKAFTELALMDREIAHTVANAVTLLSIGEMLDVDLTETFNSSYEKYNDMIYKKTASLIEASAKAAAILSGKDADKYSLYGKNLGLAFQMIDDILDITQDSETLGKPAMLDFVEGKVTIPYLLLHERLEDKTKLESLYKKELSQDESSWIKEEMNNTKALEDSIKLAKDLGNEAIEAVKDESDSETLIFIMKAMIEREF